One segment of Anopheles stephensi strain Indian chromosome 3, UCI_ANSTEP_V1.0, whole genome shotgun sequence DNA contains the following:
- the LOC118514487 gene encoding uncharacterized protein LOC118514487, producing the protein MRPSQSIDLQFRVAHHQPVGSWHPAESVLSTPLSPDSELSTMEVDKCLNFTKNIRTHAAIVGTLFTFGTIVCIVQGAQEYGAEAEQLSEESQNDFKYVLLVLGILNAFIAIVYWIGFLKKNRLLFSSITL; encoded by the exons ATGAGACCGAGTCAATCCATTGATTTGCAATTTCGAGTGGCCCACCATCAACCAGTCGGCAGTTGGCATCCAGCAGAGTCGGTACTGTCCACACCGCTGTCACCGGACAGTGAGCTAAGCACGATGGAAGTGGACAAGTGTCTTAACTTTACCAAAAACATCCGAACGCATGCTGCAATCGTGGGAACACTTTTTACATTCGGCACGATTGTCTGCATAGTTCAAGGTGCACAAGAGTACGGTGCTGAGGCGGAACAGCTTTCGGAGGAAT CCCAAAATGACTTCAAGTACGTCCTGCTCGTGCTAGGCATTTTGAATGCATTCATCGCAATCGTGTACTGGATCGGGTTCCTGAAG aaaaatcgttTGCTTTTCTCCTCCATCACCCTGTGA
- the LOC118514484 gene encoding uncharacterized protein LOC118514484, whose product MVVLQHLKCTNDIRQHATIVGVVQIFGVISYAVLCAVWYHNDTKDLSEDIKTILMYSFIAVVIATTLMTCVYWIGFLKRKRWCLTVVIVLLFIGIPLQFLSIFGAIAQKDVTNVFAQLLQLAIAIYMLSVTRKLRKVYLEDELANYVLNEQPRMQRAKNDHEEIA is encoded by the exons ATGGTAGTGCTGCAGCATTTGAAGTGTACCAACGACATCCGCCAGCATGCAACAATCGTGGGAGTGGTGCAGATATTCGGCGTGATCAGCTACGCAGTGCTATGTGCAGTTTGGTATCACAATGATACAAAAGACCTGTCGGAAGATA TTAAAACGATCTTGATGTACAGCTTCATCGCGGTCGTCATTGCCACAACCCTTATGACATGCGTTTACTGGATCGGGTTTCTCAAG CGTAAGCGTTGGTGTCTTACGGTGGTAATCGTGCTGCTGTTCATCGGCATCCCGTTACAGTTCCTCTCCATATTTGGTGCAATCGCTCAGAAGGATGTCACGAATGTTTTTGCACAATTACTACAGTTAG CCATTGCCATCTACATGCTGTCGGTCACACGTAAACTGCGCAAAGTCTACCTGGAAGATGAACTCGCAAACTATGTGCTCAACGAGCAACCGCGAATGCAGAGAGCGAAGAATGATCACGAAGAGATTGCGTAG